In the genome of Raphanus sativus cultivar WK10039 chromosome 9, ASM80110v3, whole genome shotgun sequence, the window GAAGAAGCGGGCGCGCAAGGATCCCGTTGAGGTTCGGCCTTCCTCTGTGGAGAGAGGTGAGCTCCAGGCCTTGGAGCCTAGCAACAATTCTCGAGATGACGTTCTCCCGGATCCGTCTCTCGATGGTGGTCTTCAGGGGACTTCTTCTAAGGTGAAGAAGAAGTCgaaaaagaataataagaaGAGTGCCGGCGAATCCTCGGGGCACGAGATAGCGCCCAATACGGAGAAGGAAACCGTGGAGGCTCCGACTACTGCCGTTTCCCTCCCCAAGGCGGCGGTTCGTGAAGATGCCCGGGGATCGAACAGGTCCTCTCCGAAGGCTCAGGAGGGTAAGGCTGTGCCGAAGAACCTGCAGGGGTTTTGCCCGGATAAAGTGGACTTCATTTTCAAGCGGGACACTCCTCTCGTTTGTAACGAGAGAGATTGCGCTCGTTTCGTCCGCCAAGTCCGGGGAAGTAGGGAGCATCTCCCACTCGTCAAGGACTTAGTTTTCCAAGACGAGTACACCGCTGCTGCCGGTTCCTCGGTTAAGGTAAGTATAGTTTCTGCATCGCATTCGTTTCTCGTCTTTCTTCTCATTTGGTCGTCCTATCCCAACTCTTTCTTTGATGTGTTGCAGAGCCAAGGTGACTGGAACGAGGTCGTCCGCATATACGACAAAGAGCTGAAGAGGACCTATGGTGTGATTGATAGGCAACGGCGCAACACCAAGGAGGCGACTGTCGCCTTAGAGGTCATGctgaagaagaaggacgaagcgGTTATTGCAGAAGCGGCCATGAGGGATGAACTCTCCCAGAAAGAGGCGGCTATGAACAAGGAGCTGAAGCGAGCCCGGGAGTTGGTTAAAGCGCTCGAGAAAGAGAAAACCAAGCTGGCAAACGAGAAGAAGACCCTCGAGGAAGAGAAGGCGGCTGCTGCCTTAGAGCATTCCAAGGAGATGGATCGTCTCCGAGAGTCGCGCCGCTATGAGGTTACTCACGAACGGATCCGAGTAATGGCGGCGATGCATGGGAAAGCCGCCGTTCGCTTCCAGAGGATCCAGGATCGGGAGTCCCGTCGTGATAACTTTGAGGATGCGAGATGCATGCTCGGCCAGGCTCGGGGGATGAGACGTTGCCTTGAAGGGATGAAAGCGGCAGGTAAAAACATCTCTCAGGGAGATATTGATATCTACGCCGGGCAAGAGAGGCATTATGATGCGGAGGTGAAGCGTTTGATCGTAGATGATCTTCTCGAGAAGGACCTTTCTTTATCTCCTCTCGTGCTCGAGTCGAGGTTCGTTATCCAGGAGATGATGGATAAAATCGACAAATTTGGGTCGAACATGGACTTGCTCGACTCCGAGGCCGCCAAGACGCTTCGCACTCCCCTCAGAGCACCAGGGGATCGATCCGAAGAGCCGTCGAAGAGCCTTCTCGACACCGTTCAGTCGCCAGCTCGCCCTGATGCTGTTCTCCCGGGTCAAGAAGTTGCCCTTAAGGACCCTTCCGTGGCTGAGGAGACGAACAAGTCAGCTCCCGACGAACCGATCTCCAACACGCCGGTCAATATCTCCGACTCGCCGTCATTCGAGGATGCGGATTCTGGCGCGAGTGAAGGACATCTCGAGGGGGCGGACTCTGGCGCGAGCGAAGAACATCCCGAGGAGGATCTTCCTGCCTTGGATTAGTATTTGATGTTTGTTGTATCTGACTTTTGGCGCTTGTGCCTTTAAAACTATTTCCTTTTCTCGGCTAAGGCCTTTTGTTGTATGAACTACTGCCTTGCTTTTTCTTCAGAccttttatgaatttttattatatatttcagtaaGTCGTTTCCACTTAGAAATATGTAaatcgtttttgtttttaaccgAGAAAGGATTCATTCGAGCGGCTACTCGCGTTTGCCAGCGAGTTCCCAATTTTTCAGATAGAACAGGAAATTAGAGGCGGTTGCTCGTTCGAATCTTCTTTATTCAACTAAACTTTTACAAGTGGTTGATCAAGCGATTACAAAGAGAATCTCTAATCGTTCTATTGAATTACCGAGGAAAAGGTTCCGAGACGCATTGCAGTAACCGAGAGAACCGTTGGTCGGCCAAACCGTCGTTCTTCGGTTAGACTTGGTCTAGAATTTCCATCGGGTAGCCGGTCAATGCGTGACGCACAGGTGACGCAAGGCTGTTATTCCCTTCGACTGACGTCTGATCAAGACCCAATCGATTGATTTTGGGCGAGTGCTCGTACGCCGCTTGAAAAAGGGGTTGGCATCGTTTACTAGAAAGTGACTGTTCGTCATTCTTTCGCGAAAAagtttggactttgttttggttggggctggaccctgtgaagggatgcctacgtacctcggatgaggatcaagcctttcgtagttcgtttgaccgagtgaaagtggctgtagtagcgcattcactcggacgagtagaagtgacggttaggtgcatctactcggtttttttttttttttttttttttttttttttttttttttttttttttttttttttttgcgaacaGTGACCTGTTGGTCATTCGCTCGGAGAAAAAGATGAGACGAATCTATTGGTAGAAGAGGCGAAGATGCATAGAGTTCCAGGCTCGTGGAACTGCCTCTCCGCgggaagtctcgagtcggtagacgcctggtcgaacgactcgggtgatcttgtaaggtccttcccaattggtccctAGCTTGCCAGCGTTGAGCTCCTTTGTGTTGTCGAAGACTTTTCGGAGGACGAGATCGCCGAGCTCGAGAGGGCGCGCTTTTACCTTCTTATTATAGTAGCTCTCGATCTGGTTCTGGTAAttttggatccgaagaagcGCTTGATCTCGTTTTTCCTCGAGTTCATCGAGGGCATCGAGGAGCATATCTTGATTAAGCTCGACGAACTGCGGCATCTTGGCGCGCCGAAGACTTGTCACGTTAACTTCGGCGggggccattgcttccatcccgtaagcaagagagaaaggggtggatttggtcgcaccgcgaggagtcgttcggtgcgaccagaggacgccgtccagctcgtcggcccaatggcctttctttaggtcgagtcgcttcttgataccatcgatgataatcttgttggaagattccgcctgtccgtttccttgcgggtaacgaggagtcgaagggcttagacggatattccacttgttgcagaactctttgaagtttccggacATGAACTGAGAGCCATTGTCCGTTATGATCTCGTACGGCAAACCGTGACGGCAAATGATGTTCTTCCAGACGAAGGTGCGGACTTCCTTGTCCGTCACCTGAGAGAACGCTTCGGCTTCAATCCATTTGGTGAAGTAATCAGTGAGGACCAGGATGAAACGACGTTGGCGCGAGGTCGGCATTGGCCCGATGATGTCCATCccccacctcatgaacggataaggggcagcagatgtccgcaacagctcagtgggactgtggatgctcggagcgtgacgctggcatttgtcgcaccgaCGAGCGTATGCCTCGCAGTCAGTGTTCATAGACGGCCAAAAGAATCCCAAGCTTCGAACCTTAAGGGCGAGTGCTCGGCCTCCCGAGTGGTTTCCTCCTGCTCCGTCGTGAGTTTCAGCCATTACTCGGCGTACTTCATCGCCCTGGATGCACTTTAAGAGAACCTTATTCGCGGTCACTCGGTGGAGTTCGTCGTTCATGACGACGTAATGGGCGCTGCGTCTCTTCAGGCGTCGCGCTGCCCACTTATCGTTCGGCAGTCTTTCTCGTACGAGATAATCTAGGAACTCGGCTCGCCAATCGACTGGGGTATCGTCACGATCGGTCATCTCGGTGTCGGCTTGATCCGGCATCTCAGTTTCGGTTTGATCGGTGGTGGATCGTCGAGTTGTCGCAAAGATTGGGGTGATGGGAGAGCTGTCGTCGGAGGAAGAATCGATGCTCGGTCGATCGATCCGCTGTATGGGTATCGTCCTTTTGACCTGATCGTGGAGTTTGCTCCCGAGTGCGGCTAAGGCATCGGCGCAAACGTTCTCTCCGCGGGGAACCTTGGTGAGTTCGAAGAAATCGAATTCCCTAGCGAGCTCCTGAACCACTCGGAGATACGCATCCATTCTATCATTGCGAGCATCGTAGTCGCCGCTAAACTGGCTAGCGACGAGCTGCGAGTCGCAATAAGCACTCAAGCGTTTGGCTTTGACGGCTCGGGCGAGACGAAGACCGGCGATCAACGATTCATACTCTGCCTCGTTGTTAGAGGCCGGGAAGCCGAAGCTGAAAGACTGGCGGATGAGTTCTCCTGTTGGCGATTGAAGCTGGACTCCAGCACCGGATCCTTTGCTCGTCGATGATCCGTCGACATGAAGAATCCAATTGGGACTCGGGACATCGAGGTCTTGTGCAAGATCTGGCGTGAGCTCGacaaggaagtcggcgaggacttgagatttgGCGGCTGTTCGACATTTGTACGTAATGTCGAGTTCACTCAGTTCGATTGCCCACTTGGTCAGCCGGCCggctctgttgggattttgcaggacggtgcggagcggttggtcggtcagaacttcgatagagtgtgactggaagtagggtcgtaatttcctcgcgGAGTCGACGACGGCCAGAGCCAGCTTCTCAAGGGTTGGGTATCTGGTCTCCGGGCCGGTCATGCGTCTGCTAGTGTAAAAAATCGGACGCTGCTCGCCACGGTCCTCCTTGATCAGGACACTGCTGACGGCTGCCGAGGAGACAGCGATATAGAGAGACAAAACGTCTCCTACGTCTGGCTTGGCCAAGACGGGAGGAGTCGTTAGGTATTGCTTGAGTTGGACGAACGCGTCCTCGCATTTATCATCCCAGatgaacttcttgttccctcgGAGGAGATCATAGAAGGGAAGACATTTGTCGGTAGATCGGGAGATAAAGCGATTAAGGGCGGCGATGCGTCCTGTTAGTCTTTGAACTTCGCGGCAGTTTCTCGGACTGGGGAGGTTCAGGACTGCtgagatctgtttcgggttagcCTCTATTCCCCGTTGCGTGACGATGTAACCAAGGAATTCGCCCGAGGAGACGCCAAACGTGCACTTTGCGGGATTCAACTTCATCCCGTACTTGTTTAAGATGGCGAAGCATTCCTTCAGGTGAGTTAGGTGGTCGTCGGCTCGGAGCgatttgacgagcatgtcgtcgatatagacttcCATTGTCTTCCCAAGCTGCTCGGCGAACATTCGGTTGACAAGCCGCTGGTAGGTTGCTCCAGCAttttttaatccgaatggcatcacCTTATAGCAGTAGGTTCCCCGATCGGTGATAAAAGCAGTTTTCTCCCGGTCGTCTGGGTGCATCAGGATCTGGTTATAGCCCGAGAAGGCGTCCATGAACGTCAACATCTCGTTACCGGCCGTCGATTCGACTAAGCGATCGATGCTAGGCAACGGGTAGCTGTCCTTaggacatgctttgttgaggtcggtaaagtcgacgcagacgcgccatttaccgttcttcttcttgacgaccaccgggttggctagccattccgggtaacgaACTTCAGTGATTGAACCGGCACCGAGTAAACGCTCGACTTCCTCTGCGACTGCTTTGGATCGCTCTGGTCCcaactttcttcttttctgcCGGATGGGTTTGAAGTTGGGATCAACATTGAGTTCGTGGGTTGTGATAGCCGGGTCGATTCCCTTCATATCAGACATCGTCCAGGCGAACGTGGACAGGTTTTGCTTAAGGAACTCGAGGATCTTCTGCTGCATTTCGTCGGGTAGGAATGCGCCTACTCGGACTGATTTGCTCGGGTCCGACTCGTCAACTGGTACTTCGAGAACTTCTTCCTTTTGCGGGCAGACTTTGCTCGCGGGAGGAGAGACCGAGTTGACAAGTGACTGGGAGCGCTGGATTTTAACCGTGGCGATCAGGAGATCCCGCGCGGCTTGCTGATCACCCTTCAGAGTTTTGATCGACCCGTCTGATCCTGGGAACTTAACACACTGATGATACGTCGATGCGATTGCTCGCATTGAATGCAGCCATGGGGTGCCGAGTATAACGTGGTAAGGGGCTTTGGAGCCGACCACAGAAAATTTGACCGTCCGAGTGACTCCGCATGCGTGAACCGAGAGGCGGATCGTGCCCGCGATTACCTCTGACGAGCCGTTGAACCCTGTCAGGGTCCGAGTAGAAGGCTTGACGTCATTGAGGTCAATTCCCATCTTTACGAGGGTTTCGCGAAAGATGATATCGACCGAGCTCCCGGTATCGATAAGTACTTTTGTGACGTCGTACTTGTCGACACCGAGCACGACGAGCAAAGGATCGTTGTGAGGGAGGTGCACGCCGAGTGTATCGTCAGACGAAAAGGTAATCGGCTGATCGTCTACTTGCTTCTGGGGCCATCGTTGGGAAGTAGTTGCTTGCCTTCGGTGGTCTTTGACTGCTCTAACTGAATCGCCGCAGGGAGGTGATCCACCCATAATGACGTTTATCCGGGGACGAGTTTGTGCTCGCTTCGCGCGGAGCACATCGCGAAGGTCGTTACTCGTTTCGACAGTATCCCTTTTCTTGCGGTTAAGGGTTGTCCGCAGGTCGCCGATCTTCGCGTTGAGTTTGTCTCGCAAATCGCAGTTCGGCTTGTCGGCGCACTGCCTTTGGGAGGATTCTTGTGCCGAAGCTTTCGCGGCGCGATTCGAGTCGATCTGTCGGCGGAGATCGGAGGAGACTGGCGTTTCCTCGGTAGTGGATCGAAACTTTTGATTGAGGAGGGACCGAAGATCCGTAGTGTCGTCTGGGGTCTCCGTATCGTTGTCCTCGTCCGACGAGGATCCTGGTTCGTTCGTTCCTTGAGGTTGGACGCGGATTACTTCAATGCGCTGGCGGTTGGCAGGCTGATCGTCGTCCGCCGAGTCGTCATCATCGTCGGTTTCCCGGGCGACCTTCTCAGCGTCCTTCGATCGTTTgtcgtttttacggtttttgccTTGCGATTTGCGCTGagccttcttgtctttgtttctgctccagctgttttccccttttggtttgggttttggcggctggatcttgtaatcgccgctttcgatcgaggagaggaactgggcgTAGAGAGACTTGCACTCAGTCGTGTCGTGTCCCTTCACGTcgtgatacttgcaatgcttcgtgagatcgatgggagttctggtcggtcctggaGCCGACTCGACTTTAGCCACGACACCAGCACCCGGGGTACTGGGAGACGCATCTGGAGAGTCGGTCTCTCGCTGATAAACATTCCACTTTTTATCGTGCATGACCATGGTTGAGACAGGGGCGTTGTTCGCGTCCACGACGTAAAGGAGACCTCCTTTTTTGCCGCCGTTATCAGCTGGTGCGTGTTGGCGCGGCTCTGGCCGAGCACCCGCACTTTTGGCTGCAACCGGCTTGGCAGCGTTCTGCTTCCGAATTATTGCCTTGGTatcttcttccattcggatgAAATTGTGAGACCGGGCAATAGCGTCGGGGAGCGAAGTCGTAGGGTTGGAATACAAGTCCTTAcgaaacttcgagttgacgaggagagtgtTCATCAAAGCGTCGATAGCGATATGATCAGGGACGTCGACTCAGGATACGATATGATCAGGCGGCTCGGG includes:
- the LOC130500405 gene encoding meiosis-specific protein ASY2-like isoform X2, whose amino-acid sequence is MSTSKQLSREQKGKMISSTTGPDSDLERVRGSGDSVEEAHREAMMDTENMTREQRMLVSVAMVQSRADDDGGDGSPDDGMTPYCFYPGNIFEEQRRLDPSRARPPVVEGQDWRNVLPTRSTFESVTKLLKRGKATGVTFIIPSKTQRPWSPPKGYQCVYESYFEKDTKLWFPIPRLVTAYTMRRGVALSQFLNGAWRLAVALMVIGAEAGAALSVRAFEELVSVKINRGLLSLKIRPNYNVVTGYPTKTNDWQRSYFYVKSDRSAFEEPLKTGYRVLWNNEFGIECSLIFYCFRLLTISFSLVLTVPHSNTAEYEEDFLESARIIASQKQDFWENFSYRRIRRSIDRIKRQVWRSDTVPLITKKSKRINLFTKAEQIEINRARAMRELPDLSLVVGKQLGFVEPDQSSNANSSDPGEPRATESDGAQLVRKSGSKRKEREGVSSEEKQAEETSTGGGAGSEKKRARKDPVEVRPSSVERGELQALEPSNNSRDDVLPDPSLDGGLQGTSSKVKKKSKKNNKKSAGESSGHEIAPNTEKETVEAPTTAVSLPKAAVREDARGSNRSSPKAQEGKAVPKNLQGFCPDKVDFIFKRDTPLVCNERDCARFVRQVRGSREHLPLVKDLVFQDEYTAAAGSSVKSQGDWNEVVRIYDKELKRTYGVIDRQRRNTKEATVALEVMLKKKDEAVIAEAAMRDELSQKEAAMNKELKRARELVKALEKEKTKLANEKKTLEEEKAAAALEHSKEMDRLRESRRYEVTHERIRVMAAMHGKAAVRFQRIQDRESRRDNFEDARCMLGQARGMRRCLEGMKAAGKNISQGDIDIYAGQERHYDAEVKRLIVDDLLEKDLSLSPLVLESRFVIQEMMDKIDKFGSNMDLLDSEAAKTLRTPLRAPGDRSEEPSKSLLDTVQSPARPDAVLPGQEVALKDPSVAEETNKSAPDEPISNTPVNISDSPSFEDADSGASEGHLEGADSGASEEHPEEDLPALD
- the LOC130500405 gene encoding meiosis-specific protein ASY2-like isoform X1, which produces MSTSKQLSREQKGKMISSTTGPDSDLERVRGSGDSVEEAHREAMMDTENMTREQRMLVSVAMVQSRADDDGGDGSPDDGMTPYCFYPGNIFEEQRRLDPSRARPPVVEGQDWRNVLPTRSTFESVTKLLKRGKATGVTFIIPSKTQRPWSPPKGYQCVYESYFEKDTKLWFPIPRLVTAYTMRRGVALSQFLNGAWRLAVALMVIGAEAGAALSVRAFEELVSVKINRGLLSLKIRPNYNVVTGYPTKTNDWQRSYFYVKSDRSAFEEPLKTGYRVLWNNEFGIECSLIFYCFRLLTISFSLVLTVPHSNTAEYEEDFLESARIIASQKQDFWENFSYRRIRRSIDRIKRQVWRSDTVPLITKKSKRINLFTKAEQIEINRARAMRELPDLSLVVGKQLGFVEPDQSSNANSSDPGEPRATESDGAQLVRKSGSKRKEREGVSSEEKQAEETSTGGGAGSEKKRARKDPVEVRPSSVERGELQALEPSNNSRDDVLPDPSLDGGLQGTSSKVKKKSKKNNKKSAGESSGHEIAPNTEKETVEAPTTAVSLPKAAVREDARGSNRSSPKAQEGKAVPKNLQGFCPDKVDFIFKRDTPLVCNERDCARFVRQVRGSREHLPLVKDLVFQDEYTAAAGSSVKVSIVSASHSFLVFLLIWSSYPNSFFDVLQSQGDWNEVVRIYDKELKRTYGVIDRQRRNTKEATVALEVMLKKKDEAVIAEAAMRDELSQKEAAMNKELKRARELVKALEKEKTKLANEKKTLEEEKAAAALEHSKEMDRLRESRRYEVTHERIRVMAAMHGKAAVRFQRIQDRESRRDNFEDARCMLGQARGMRRCLEGMKAAGKNISQGDIDIYAGQERHYDAEVKRLIVDDLLEKDLSLSPLVLESRFVIQEMMDKIDKFGSNMDLLDSEAAKTLRTPLRAPGDRSEEPSKSLLDTVQSPARPDAVLPGQEVALKDPSVAEETNKSAPDEPISNTPVNISDSPSFEDADSGASEGHLEGADSGASEEHPEEDLPALD